The Cydia splendana chromosome 2, ilCydSple1.2, whole genome shotgun sequence nucleotide sequence AGTAAACAAACGCCACTCAAAGAGGACTAACGTCAATATGATGAACAGCCCTTCAAGActgaaaagtaataaaaaatcataTTCTTCCCAATCGTCCAACACTAGTGTTAGTATATCGAGTTGCTCAGAGTCGGATGGAACTCAGATTACAAAAATGAATCGATTATTGCAAAGAGAGCCTTTTGATAACAAATCTACTTCTACTCATCTCGAGACCACCACTATTGATAAGAGTATGCAGACGTCCACGTTACAAATGTCGACCATATCCCATGAACGTGAACTATTCAAGGTGGTGGAACCCTCGTTTCTTGAGAAACTTAAAGAAGGAGACTGTGAGAAACCTGTATTTATATTGTACCCTAACTACACGCTTCCCGATATCAGTTTTCTGAATGGCCGACCAAATATATACTTGAATCCTGTAAAAGTAAACGTATCGCCAAAATCAAGCGAAATCAAGAGGAACAGACTGAACGTTAAAGGTAAACGACCATTTTCTTGCAACGACGTGGAGATGCTAAAAAAGAAGGGGCTCGGGCACATAAAAGATTGGGATTCACTAAACTTTTTGCTACCCACAGAATGCAAGCAAATGTTATCAGAGTTACCCGAATTGATGCATAACGTAAGAGAAAAAGAATGTGGATCAAAATGTGGTGACAAATACTGTAACGCGACACCCAGATCTAAGGGCAGGCCCATGAGTTGCGACTGCAACAACCTGGCGGGGCATAACACGACCGTGTCGTCCAGCTCCAGCACGGCCACGCAGCCCTCGTCCGGCTACCGCGGCTCCTCCACCATGCTCACTGACTCCTCCGCGCAGGCCAGTCCCGCGCCACACGGCAACTTCAACCCCTTGTTCGTCTACCGCTACGACAGCGCCACCAGCTCGGAGGCCAGCAACAACGAGGGGCCGAGAACCAACCCCGCCGTGCCGAAGCGATCGCTCTCGGCGGCCGAGCAGGCTCGGTACGCCAAGCAGGGCGAGCACGCCCCGCCGCGACCCCCTCTACCTAAGAGCATTTTGCGTAAGTCGATGGACAAAACGCGTAAAACGAGCACGCCGTCAAAACGTTACAGTATGTTCGAAATGGACGAGATTTTGCAAGATCAGATCGTTTGTATGACGGCTGCGACTGAGCACAAGACGAAGAGAAGATCGCTGCAAGAGccttattatttacaaaatcaaACCATAGAATATAGGAAAAATAATGATTTAGCTGCCAAAAGACTATCGCAGCAATTTCTCGATGCGGCCGAAAAAGATGCCGACTACAATGAACTTTTCCACGATGAAGGTGTCGGTACTGAGAGTAGCCTAGAATCGGGCAAATCGAATGAATTGAAATACCACAGACCTCACACGCCACCTATGCCTAAACCGAGAACTAAGAAAACTGAGTACATGGAGTTCCCTCCGCCGGGCGCTCTGATCAGCAGCGCTGATTTACAACAATTAGAAGAGTTTTTGAAATTAAGCGGCTTTAATTGCCAAAATATGGACGAATGGGACCAAAATCAAGTCCAAAAGGTAAGAAATCAGGTTACCAAGTTTCTGCAAATGAAACGTTCTCAGGAAGAAAATCAAAGGTCCACAGATTCTAGCGGCAGTAGCTGCAATAGCAAAAAATCTGTTAGTTTTGCCCATAAGTCTGAGGCCAAGCCCGAAACTCAACCAACCCAAGTGAAGGCAATGGAAGAGCTGAAAGTAGCCAGTCTCACCACACCGCCTAACTCACCTAATATTTCTGCTGTAATTTCACAAAGACTATATCAGGTATCATTTTTCTCTAAATAGTTTGTCGACATCATTGCCTATTGATTTCTGTGAGTACCTTTGGTTCTTTTATGTTTCTTTGCAGTTTGCCAAACTTATGTCTTTATTTATTCACATTCTTTTTTGTCAACACCCGCCTGTTGTCTTTATTTTGCCTGAAATTTAAACTGGCTAATTTTATTGGGCTGTTTATATCGTTCACTAATTCATTTCACACATGTTAATTATACCTATCTTGAGATGTCGGTtacttaattatttacttttcaaGGGTAAAAACTTGGCGGAGATACCAATTTGTGAAGAAGCTGAAATAAGCCCAGACGAATTCAGCAGCCCCTTGCACCACGATAGCAGAGGAAAATACGACTTAATTGATTTATCACAAAAGAGAGGTAAGGATTTGGATTCGTCGTCAAATCACCATGATTCAAacattttaatgatattttaaCTAAAAGGCTATTACGTTTTTGAAATTATGTCTTTTTTTCAGCCTTAGTCTCAAACGTGACGGACGCGGTGGAAATGTTGATTCAACACTTCTCTTCGGCCACTGACCAAGCCGAACTGGCTTTCCTGGGTGACTCTAAACAATCTCCAGCTTGCGCCAAAATCGCCCTTAATGCCCTATGCCCGGCATTGTACGCCGTTTTCAGAGATGGGCTTAAAGAGAATATTGAAACCTCCTTCGGAGCCGTAAACAACTCCGTATGGCAAATGGTGGAGACTACAGCAAGGCAGGGTCCAATAACGAAATCCTTGAACGAGCTGGTGTTGAGGATCAATAGCGAAGATGCTGTCACGGAGGGGCTGGTTAAATTCAACGCCTTCATTCTGGGACTATTAAAGTGAGTTGTTGTACAGTCATTATATGTATGTGCGAAATTGATAGAATTGTTGCACCAATAGGTACATAAGTATAAGTAAGATTCAAGAACGAGTGATTACAAAATGATATCAAATAGAAATCCATTTTTATTCCTCTTTTAAAGTTTTGTTTCGAACGTATCATGATCTTGGCTAAAGAGAGATTTTCTGCAAATGTCCCGCAAAGTCTataataatgaaatgaaattgttatttataatttaaaatacagaTAGGAGTCCTTAGGCTTAGTATATTCCTACAACTATAATATACAAGATTACTGTTGAGTTATTTGGAGTTCCCGACCAGCCTTGTATGTAAAATAATCTTATAAATTTTAGAATTTAAATTCGTACCTTTTTAACATAGTGTACGGTATTTTGTACAGCGCTCAATCGGTGGACGCGTGGGTATCGTACGTGCGCACGCGAGAGTCGGTGCTGAGCAAAGCCTACAACGCGGACTCGCTGCTGCTGGCCGGCGTGCAGTCGCCGCGTTGCCGCGCGCTGCTGGACTCGCTGCAGGCCGCGCTGGAGCCGCTACGCCTGCTGCCCTTCTCGCTCGACCTCATGTTCGAGATGCGCGAGCTGCACCGCAGCTTCAAGAAGATCGAGAGCGACATGCGCGCTGCTAGTCGGGTGAGTTACGTTACTCAGTTTTATCGTTTACTCATCGCTGAGAATCGTGGCCGCCCGTGAATACCCAGGGATACCTGATATTTCTATCAGGTCATATCATTTAGGAGCTCTCTTGATTGTGCCATTCCGGCTCACAGATCGCTAGACGCTGCTGTAGGTATAATTCCACCCGTTAGAGTAAAAAGAAATCACACTTCCATTTGCTACAGTCTCGTAACAAATGCCTATCTTGCTTCACACAGTTTCATGACGTTCTTCGTGCATGATCTATGTATTACCATTGTCGCCTCTTTCATTCATTCCGCGACGCGAGGTAGGTAATTCCCCTAGTCAGTgccgatttttgaaatgtaTATTCTCGAATAATTTGAAGAAACCTATTTCTTATCACTCTAACGAAATAATTACTGGTGATTTTCTGTAAATATTTGGTTACAGCTAAGTGGTTGCTTACTTATAGAGCCTAGTTGTTTTCTACTTATAGACTGATCAACAAATCACTATTTTtgcaatacatattttaacTACAGTTAATCTTGAGGTACGTAACTGTAGTTAAAATATTAGCGACCATGTTAGCTTGAAATCGTATATTGTACAATATTTTCCTCGTTCCTATTACGAATCAATTCACTCAACTGCTAACAGACTTGCCGCAAAGGGAGACATCGCTTTATTtgcattttattgtttattgcaTGTGCTTACGACTCACGAAAATACACTCAAGTCTGTGAACGGATATCATTTGGCATTTCGTTCGTGCACAGCTTTCATAAAATGCAAATAAGGCCCTGCTTACGTTTCACGACGTGTGTCGGCCACGAAGGTCGTTCACGTCGCCGCGGATGGCATGGTGCATGATGCTAAAAGTCTTTGGTGTATTTAACAGCCTACCTCGATTAACACTCCACCACTAACACTGAACCAGCGGAACTTGCTGAAACTAGTGCGCTCCATGCAATCGAGCGGGCTTTCGAGCGACGACTGTCAGACTAGCGTCATCATGAGGCACAAAGAGCCAAAAAATAAGGAGCCGTCTACCCCGGACCTTCTAAACGACTCCGCTAACGTAAAGACCGCGGTCGAGAAAAACAGACCACGCTCCTGCGTGAATCCTTCGCCGATCGGATACGACCTGTGTCCGAACAACAGCAGGATAGAGTTAGAGAATAACCGGCGCTGGTCCGGCGTGCAGCTGGGCTCGAAGCTGATGCAGGCGTTCGACCGGCTCGTGTTCGACGACAGCGACGACTACACGGACAGCCTGGAGAACAACAAGCCCGCTCGGCTCGGCGCCGCCGACTCCAAGGTAACGGCGGGGCTCTACCTCAGTGTGCTTCGTGTCGTAGATTCGCGTTTTCTTCGTTTTGTGTTCATTCATTTTCTGGTTGTTTTTGTTTTGCAGGAACGCTTTACAGCTTTTAACCATTCTTTgcatattttattcatttatattttaaGTTGTGTTGAGCACTATAATTTTTGTGTGATTCTGATtatgtattaggtatttattttaatgtaacacATAATTAGCATAACAGTTATTATTTACCTTCTTATGTAATTTCTAAAACTAATATTCCTGACATGGTGACAGGCACATGGATATCATCATATATTGCCATGGTTATccgatttaaaaataatatcgtAATTAACTAAATTTTTTCGTTAATTGGGTAAATTGGTATTACAGTCAGTGGTATTGTTCGACTTATTCGTGGTAGCACTGGCGTGTAGCACTCAGATTTCAATTACATTTCAAAGTTCAATGCCTTATCGAGTTAGAAGCCAAAAATATAATTACCTGTCATCGGTCCCACCTGGATATTGGTCCATGCATTACGGTTGAATGAACCAGACAAGTAAACCATTCGTTTTACTCCTTGTGCCTACATGCAACATGTACTTATCtgttatacgtatttttaacAGGTATTAGGTGCACTCAAAATTATAAACTTTTTGTTACATCAATATTATAtcagatattaatattttacactTTCACGCCAATCAGTCGATTAGTTGTTACATAATTAGGCTAATTTATAATGGTGTATGGGTTTGTTACAGCTGGAATGCAGCGGCGAGGAGTGGCGGCCAGGGTCAGCGAGCAGTGGGCAGAGCGCGGCGGCCAGCGGGCACTCGGGCGGCAAGTTCCGGAGGCTCCAGCTCAAGTGGGAGCTGCTCAGCAACGCCGAGAGCCCCTCTTCGCCATCTGGTAtgcttttaaatttaataacacAAATTCTGCTTAGCATGTTCGTATAGGTG carries:
- the LOC134805565 gene encoding uncharacterized protein LOC134805565 isoform X4 translates to MTEKGEVNRMLGPPPRLGLKAASPGVDEDCNSNTSLAGSQHSADDLDAHCDNSGYLWFLDYNPIFRDGSCHHTSVLSSVSASYKGISDLASRFEFTSRYNDIARDLDANLAEADMESFKTEDIHALLMTANLPHDTITDDRTHDSNPRGEMFASISSSLMEKFRFDSSLSGDSSFQGEESVGSINTMSICKSELLFSPVKEHGVHFSVDSLDCSLPAEQDLILTCQANKDNYTIAFEGSLTVYSEDSECNEFAVNQKHDKLDKQEDNATLDERTRRNLELLERCKKLTNKLTTSMARSDLGLTTWSKLKKQTNHSPLKRHPSGNNNEDSHEATDTTSDMSNSVIKSQSLPNLYRRKIMSSSINSAALSNSTVDSFTTNQRLMGTPTCMKVYDVSQHRSTHGSQHSEPMSTSSTENQSSSDKSQPKQAFSLVKLFMKQKSNDGVVGLDQIDRSECWPSSSGGESDSMGEPKDDSKISVRSQMELPCDLPEEGSVIYDEIPPSNPYNNRVYDEVIEEEDNDGVKLSDSESNLYATVNKRHSKRTNVNMMNSPSRLKSNKKSYSSQSSNTSVSISSCSESDGTQITKMNRLLQREPFDNKSTSTHLETTTIDKSMQTSTLQMSTISHERELFKVVEPSFLEKLKEGDCEKPVFILYPNYTLPDISFLNGRPNIYLNPVKVNVSPKSSEIKRNRLNVKGKRPFSCNDVEMLKKKGLGHIKDWDSLNFLLPTECKQMLSELPELMHNVREKECGSKCGDKYCNATPRSKGRPMSCDCNNLAGHNTTVSSSSSTATQPSSGYRGSSTMLTDSSAQASPAPHGNFNPLFVYRYDSATSSEASNNEGPRTNPAVPKRSLSAAEQARYAKQGEHAPPRPPLPKSILRKSMDKTRKTSTPSKRYSMFEMDEILQDQIVCMTAATEHKTKRRSLQEPYYLQNQTIEYRKNNDLAAKRLSQQFLDAAEKDADYNELFHDEGVGTESSLESGKSNELKYHRPHTPPMPKPRTKKTEYMEFPPPGALISSADLQQLEEFLKLSGFNCQNMDEWDQNQVQKVRNQVTKFLQMKRSQEENQRSTDSSGSSCNSKKSVSFAHKSEAKPETQPTQVKAMEELKVASLTTPPNSPNISAVISQRLYQGKNLAEIPICEEAEISPDEFSSPLHHDSRGKYDLIDLSQKRALVSNVTDAVEMLIQHFSSATDQAELAFLGDSKQSPACAKIALNALCPALYAVFRDGLKENIETSFGAVNNSVWQMVETTARQGPITKSLNELVLRINSEDAVTEGLVKFNAFILGLLNAQSVDAWVSYVRTRESVLSKAYNADSLLLAGVQSPRCRALLDSLQAALEPLRLLPFSLDLMFEMRELHRSFKKIESDMRAASRPTSINTPPLTLNQRNLLKLVRSMQSSGLSSDDCQTSVIMRHKEPKNKEPSTPDLLNDSANVKTAVEKNRPRSCVNPSPIGYDLCPNNSRIELENNRRWSGVQLGSKLMQAFDRLVFDDSDDYTDSLENNKPARLGAADSKLECSGEEWRPGSASSGQSAAASGHSGGKFRRLQLKWELLSNAESPSSPSGETSPAAARGSKIPRPVSSPVRPAAPTVPEPAKNAHRGIPVPVRKGASPTASAGARAAPARASSAKRPQPANRTFPEAVKRVVAKTKEKEAVICKPVARKPAPTSRVDGAWASPAPRPASLPYGRAPPPAAPRRAASSSAARHHSTTTHQKHKYVRTLWHRLPSDSGHLAFNEGERLRLILEVDSQHLLCCRGDQKGLVPRDAVLLEDF
- the LOC134805565 gene encoding uncharacterized protein LOC134805565 isoform X7; the protein is MGVTDGYDWESYDGYYSGEESVGSINTMSICKSELLFSPVKEHGVHFSVDSLDCSLPAEQDLILTCQANKDNYTIAFEGSLTVYSEDSECNEFAVNQKHDKLDKQEDNATLDERTRRNLELLERCKKLTNKLTTSMARSDLGLTTWSKLKKQTNHSPLKRHPSGNNNEDSHEATDTTSDMSNSVIKSQSLPNLYRRKIMSSSINSAALSNSTVDSFTTNQRLMGTPTCMKVYDVSQHRSTHGSQHSEPMSTSSTENQSSSDKSQPKQAFSLVKLFMKQKSNDGVVGLDQIDRSECWPSSSGGESDSMGEPKDDSKISVRSQMELPCDLPEEGSVIYDEIPPSNPYNNRVYDEVIEEEDNDGVKLSDSESNLYATVNKRHSKRTNVNMMNSPSRLKSNKKSYSSQSSNTSVSISSCSESDGTQITKMNRLLQREPFDNKSTSTHLETTTIDKSMQTSTLQMSTISHERELFKVVEPSFLEKLKEGDCEKPVFILYPNYTLPDISFLNGRPNIYLNPVKVNVSPKSSEIKRNRLNVKGKRPFSCNDVEMLKKKGLGHIKDWDSLNFLLPTECKQMLSELPELMHNVREKECGSKCGDKYCNATPRSKGRPMSCDCNNLAGHNTTVSSSSSTATQPSSGYRGSSTMLTDSSAQASPAPHGNFNPLFVYRYDSATSSEASNNEGPRTNPAVPKRSLSAAEQARYAKQGEHAPPRPPLPKSILRKSMDKTRKTSTPSKRYSMFEMDEILQDQIVCMTAATEHKTKRRSLQEPYYLQNQTIEYRKNNDLAAKRLSQQFLDAAEKDADYNELFHDEGVGTESSLESGKSNELKYHRPHTPPMPKPRTKKTEYMEFPPPGALISSADLQQLEEFLKLSGFNCQNMDEWDQNQVQKVRNQVTKFLQMKRSQEENQRSTDSSGSSCNSKKSVSFAHKSEAKPETQPTQVKAMEELKVASLTTPPNSPNISAVISQRLYQGKNLAEIPICEEAEISPDEFSSPLHHDSRGKYDLIDLSQKRALVSNVTDAVEMLIQHFSSATDQAELAFLGDSKQSPACAKIALNALCPALYAVFRDGLKENIETSFGAVNNSVWQMVETTARQGPITKSLNELVLRINSEDAVTEGLVKFNAFILGLLNAQSVDAWVSYVRTRESVLSKAYNADSLLLAGVQSPRCRALLDSLQAALEPLRLLPFSLDLMFEMRELHRSFKKIESDMRAASRPTSINTPPLTLNQRNLLKLVRSMQSSGLSSDDCQTSVIMRHKEPKNKEPSTPDLLNDSANVKTAVEKNRPRSCVNPSPIGYDLCPNNSRIELENNRRWSGVQLGSKLMQAFDRLVFDDSDDYTDSLENNKPARLGAADSKLECSGEEWRPGSASSGQSAAASGHSGGKFRRLQLKWELLSNAESPSSPSGETSPAAARGSKIPRPVSSPVRPAAPTVPEPAKNAHRGIPVPVRKGASPTASAGARAAPARASSAKRPQPANRTFPEAVKRVVAKTKEKEAVICKPVARKPAPTSRVDGAWASPAPRPASLPYGRAPPPAAPRRAASSSAARHHSTTTHQKHKYVRTLWHRLPSDSGHLAFNEGERLRLILEVDSQHLLCCRGDQKGLVPRDAVLLEDF
- the LOC134805565 gene encoding uncharacterized protein LOC134805565 isoform X1 encodes the protein MIGLVLCIFGKLCELARTTNSGVVKDTVNINDVNKPKMKGKRQRKRRRRRRKGPPPRLGLKAASPGVDEDCNSNTSLAGSQHSADDLDAHCDNSGYLWFLDYNPIFRDGSCHHTSVLSSVSASYKGISDLASRFEFTSRYNDIARDLDANLAEADMESFKTEDIHALLMTANLPHDTITDDRTHDSNPRGEMFASISSSLMEKFRFDSSLSGDSSFQGEESVGSINTMSICKSELLFSPVKEHGVHFSVDSLDCSLPAEQDLILTCQANKDNYTIAFEGSLTVYSEDSECNEFAVNQKHDKLDKQEDNATLDERTRRNLELLERCKKLTNKLTTSMARSDLGLTTWSKLKKQTNHSPLKRHPSGNNNEDSHEATDTTSDMSNSVIKSQSLPNLYRRKIMSSSINSAALSNSTVDSFTTNQRLMGTPTCMKVYDVSQHRSTHGSQHSEPMSTSSTENQSSSDKSQPKQAFSLVKLFMKQKSNDGVVGLDQIDRSECWPSSSGGESDSMGEPKDDSKISVRSQMELPCDLPEEGSVIYDEIPPSNPYNNRVYDEVIEEEDNDGVKLSDSESNLYATVNKRHSKRTNVNMMNSPSRLKSNKKSYSSQSSNTSVSISSCSESDGTQITKMNRLLQREPFDNKSTSTHLETTTIDKSMQTSTLQMSTISHERELFKVVEPSFLEKLKEGDCEKPVFILYPNYTLPDISFLNGRPNIYLNPVKVNVSPKSSEIKRNRLNVKGKRPFSCNDVEMLKKKGLGHIKDWDSLNFLLPTECKQMLSELPELMHNVREKECGSKCGDKYCNATPRSKGRPMSCDCNNLAGHNTTVSSSSSTATQPSSGYRGSSTMLTDSSAQASPAPHGNFNPLFVYRYDSATSSEASNNEGPRTNPAVPKRSLSAAEQARYAKQGEHAPPRPPLPKSILRKSMDKTRKTSTPSKRYSMFEMDEILQDQIVCMTAATEHKTKRRSLQEPYYLQNQTIEYRKNNDLAAKRLSQQFLDAAEKDADYNELFHDEGVGTESSLESGKSNELKYHRPHTPPMPKPRTKKTEYMEFPPPGALISSADLQQLEEFLKLSGFNCQNMDEWDQNQVQKVRNQVTKFLQMKRSQEENQRSTDSSGSSCNSKKSVSFAHKSEAKPETQPTQVKAMEELKVASLTTPPNSPNISAVISQRLYQGKNLAEIPICEEAEISPDEFSSPLHHDSRGKYDLIDLSQKRALVSNVTDAVEMLIQHFSSATDQAELAFLGDSKQSPACAKIALNALCPALYAVFRDGLKENIETSFGAVNNSVWQMVETTARQGPITKSLNELVLRINSEDAVTEGLVKFNAFILGLLNAQSVDAWVSYVRTRESVLSKAYNADSLLLAGVQSPRCRALLDSLQAALEPLRLLPFSLDLMFEMRELHRSFKKIESDMRAASRPTSINTPPLTLNQRNLLKLVRSMQSSGLSSDDCQTSVIMRHKEPKNKEPSTPDLLNDSANVKTAVEKNRPRSCVNPSPIGYDLCPNNSRIELENNRRWSGVQLGSKLMQAFDRLVFDDSDDYTDSLENNKPARLGAADSKLECSGEEWRPGSASSGQSAAASGHSGGKFRRLQLKWELLSNAESPSSPSGETSPAAARGSKIPRPVSSPVRPAAPTVPEPAKNAHRGIPVPVRKGASPTASAGARAAPARASSAKRPQPANRTFPEAVKRVVAKTKEKEAVICKPVARKPAPTSRVDGAWASPAPRPASLPYGRAPPPAAPRRAASSSAARHHSTTTHQKHKYVRTLWHRLPSDSGHLAFNEGERLRLILEVDSQHLLCCRGDQKGLVPRDAVLLEDF
- the LOC134805565 gene encoding uncharacterized protein LOC134805565 isoform X2, producing MIGLVLCIFGKLCELARTTNSGVVKDTVNINDVNKPKMKGKRQRKRRRRRRKGPPPRLGLKAASPGVDEDCNSNTSLAGSQHSADDLDAHCDNSGYLWFLDYNPIFRDGSCHHTSVLSSVSASYKGISDLASRFEFTSRYNDIARDLDANLAEADMESFKTEDIHALLMTANLPHDTITDDRTHDGEESVGSINTMSICKSELLFSPVKEHGVHFSVDSLDCSLPAEQDLILTCQANKDNYTIAFEGSLTVYSEDSECNEFAVNQKHDKLDKQEDNATLDERTRRNLELLERCKKLTNKLTTSMARSDLGLTTWSKLKKQTNHSPLKRHPSGNNNEDSHEATDTTSDMSNSVIKSQSLPNLYRRKIMSSSINSAALSNSTVDSFTTNQRLMGTPTCMKVYDVSQHRSTHGSQHSEPMSTSSTENQSSSDKSQPKQAFSLVKLFMKQKSNDGVVGLDQIDRSECWPSSSGGESDSMGEPKDDSKISVRSQMELPCDLPEEGSVIYDEIPPSNPYNNRVYDEVIEEEDNDGVKLSDSESNLYATVNKRHSKRTNVNMMNSPSRLKSNKKSYSSQSSNTSVSISSCSESDGTQITKMNRLLQREPFDNKSTSTHLETTTIDKSMQTSTLQMSTISHERELFKVVEPSFLEKLKEGDCEKPVFILYPNYTLPDISFLNGRPNIYLNPVKVNVSPKSSEIKRNRLNVKGKRPFSCNDVEMLKKKGLGHIKDWDSLNFLLPTECKQMLSELPELMHNVREKECGSKCGDKYCNATPRSKGRPMSCDCNNLAGHNTTVSSSSSTATQPSSGYRGSSTMLTDSSAQASPAPHGNFNPLFVYRYDSATSSEASNNEGPRTNPAVPKRSLSAAEQARYAKQGEHAPPRPPLPKSILRKSMDKTRKTSTPSKRYSMFEMDEILQDQIVCMTAATEHKTKRRSLQEPYYLQNQTIEYRKNNDLAAKRLSQQFLDAAEKDADYNELFHDEGVGTESSLESGKSNELKYHRPHTPPMPKPRTKKTEYMEFPPPGALISSADLQQLEEFLKLSGFNCQNMDEWDQNQVQKVRNQVTKFLQMKRSQEENQRSTDSSGSSCNSKKSVSFAHKSEAKPETQPTQVKAMEELKVASLTTPPNSPNISAVISQRLYQGKNLAEIPICEEAEISPDEFSSPLHHDSRGKYDLIDLSQKRALVSNVTDAVEMLIQHFSSATDQAELAFLGDSKQSPACAKIALNALCPALYAVFRDGLKENIETSFGAVNNSVWQMVETTARQGPITKSLNELVLRINSEDAVTEGLVKFNAFILGLLNAQSVDAWVSYVRTRESVLSKAYNADSLLLAGVQSPRCRALLDSLQAALEPLRLLPFSLDLMFEMRELHRSFKKIESDMRAASRPTSINTPPLTLNQRNLLKLVRSMQSSGLSSDDCQTSVIMRHKEPKNKEPSTPDLLNDSANVKTAVEKNRPRSCVNPSPIGYDLCPNNSRIELENNRRWSGVQLGSKLMQAFDRLVFDDSDDYTDSLENNKPARLGAADSKLECSGEEWRPGSASSGQSAAASGHSGGKFRRLQLKWELLSNAESPSSPSGETSPAAARGSKIPRPVSSPVRPAAPTVPEPAKNAHRGIPVPVRKGASPTASAGARAAPARASSAKRPQPANRTFPEAVKRVVAKTKEKEAVICKPVARKPAPTSRVDGAWASPAPRPASLPYGRAPPPAAPRRAASSSAARHHSTTTHQKHKYVRTLWHRLPSDSGHLAFNEGERLRLILEVDSQHLLCCRGDQKGLVPRDAVLLEDF
- the LOC134805565 gene encoding uncharacterized protein LOC134805565 isoform X6, whose product is MIGLVLCIFGKLCELARTTNSGVVKDTVNINDVNKPKMKGKRQRKRRRRRRKGPPPRLGLKAASPGVDEDCNSNTSLAGSQHSADDLDAHCDNSGYLWFLDYNPIFRDGSCHHTSVLSSVSASYKGISDLASRFEFTSRYNDIARDLDANLAEADMESFKTEDIHALLMTANLPHDTITDDRTHDSNPRGEMFASISSSLMEKFRFDSSLSGDSSFQGEESVGSINTMSICKSELLFSPVKEHGVHFSVDSLDCSLPAEQDLILTCQANKDNYTIAFEGSLTVYSEDSECNEFAVNQKHDKLDKQEDNATLDERTRRNLELLERCKKLTNKLTTSMARSDLGLTTWSKLKKQTNHSPLKRHPSGNNNEDSHEATDTTSDMSNSVIKSQSLPNLYRRKIMSSSINSAALSNSTVDSFTTNQRLMGTPTCMKVYDVSQHRSTHGSQHSEPMSTSSTENQSSSDKSQPKQAFSLVKLFMKQKSNDGVVGLDQIDRSECWPSSSGGESDSMGEPKDDSKISVRSQMELPCDLPEEGSVIYDEIPPSNPYNNRVYDEVIEEEDNDGVKLSDSESNLYATVNKRHSKRTNVNMMNSPSRLKSNKKSYSSQSSNTSVSISSCSESDGTQITKMNRLLQREPFDNKSTSTHLETTTIDKSMQTSTLQMSTISHERELFKVVEPSFLEKLKEGDCEKPVFILYPNYTLPDISFLNGRPNIYLNPVKVNVSPKSSEIKRNRLNVKGKRPFSCNDVEMLKKKGLGHIKDWDSLNFLLPTECKQMLSELPELMHNVREKECGSKCGDKYCNATPRSKGRPMSCDCNNLAGHNTTVSSSSSTATQPSSGYRGSSTMLTDSSAQASPAPHGNFNPLFVYRYDSATSSEASNNEGPRTNPAVPKRSLSAAEQARYAKQGEHAPPRPPLPKSILRKSMDKTRKTSTPSKRYSMFEMDEILQDQIVCMTAATEHKTKRRSLQEPYYLQNQTIEYRKNNDLAAKRLSQQFLDAAEKDADYNELFHDEGVGTESSLESGKSNELKYHRPHTPPMPKPRTKKTEYMEFPPPGALISSADLQQLEEFLKLSGFNCQNMDEWDQNQVQKVRNQVTKFLQMKRSQEENQRSTDSSGSSCNSKKSVSFAHKSEAKPETQPTQVKAMEELKVASLTTPPNSPNISAVISQRLYQGKNLAEIPICEEAEISPDEFSSPLHHDSRGKYDLIDLSQKRALVSNVTDAVEMLIQHFSSATDQAELAFLGDSKQSPACAKIALNALCPALYAVFRDGLKENIETSFGAVNNSVWQMVETTARQGPITKSLNELVLRINSEDAVTEGLVKFNAFILGLLNAQSVDAWVSYVRTRESVLSKAYNADSLLLAGVQSPRCRALLDSLQAALEPLRLLPFSLDLMFEMRELHRSFKKIESDMRAASRLECSGEEWRPGSASSGQSAAASGHSGGKFRRLQLKWELLSNAESPSSPSGETSPAAARGSKIPRPVSSPVRPAAPTVPEPAKNAHRGIPVPVRKGASPTASAGARAAPARASSAKRPQPANRTFPEAVKRVVAKTKEKEAVICKPVARKPAPTSRVDGAWASPAPRPASLPYGRAPPPAAPRRAASSSAARHHSTTTHQKHKYVRTLWHRLPSDSGHLAFNEGERLRLILEVDSQHLLCCRGDQKGLVPRDAVLLEDF